In the genome of Aequorivita sp. H23M31, the window CGATTTGATTTTGAACAACAAACCGGAAAAACTCTGGATTACAACCAGATTCCAAACCAGAACTTTATTGTACTTAATGCCTTGGACGAGATTCCTTCTTCCTTAGTAACCGCGCTAAAATCATTTAGTGATGCTGGGGGAAGTTTACTTATAATTCCTTCTACGGAAGCAGATCTGAATAGCTATAATAGTTTGATCTCGGCTCTTTCTATGGGAACTTTTTCAGAAAAAATTTCGCAGGAAAAAAAGATTACAAAAATCGTTTTTGCCCATCCCCTGTTCCAAGGAGTTTTTGAAAAAGAAATTACGAATTTTCAATATCCGAAAGTAAATTCCATCAACGATATTAAAACCACTGCCACAACAGCCTTAGCTTTTGAGGACATGCGGCCATTTTTGGTTGAAAAGGGAAAGACCTATTTGTTCACAGCCGCCATTGATAGAGTGAATTCTAATTTCCTAAATTCGCCATTGGTGGTGCCTACGGTTTATAATATGGGACTTCAAAGTCTGCCTCTACCCGATTTGTACTATACAATTGGAAAACAAAATACCATCGCTGTGCAACTGAGTTTGGGTCCAGATCAGATTTTGGCTATGAAGGACAGTATTTCGCGCTTTATTCCGCTACAGCAAACTAAAAGCAACCATGTACTCATTACCACTACAGAAGAACCGAATAAAGCTGGAAACTATCAATTGATTAAGGATACTGAGGTGTTGCAAACCATAAGCTACAACTACTCTAGAAGAGAAAGTAGGATGAATTACTTGGATGCAGCAGATTGGGAAGGTGTAAAAGTGTATAAATCCGTTGATAATCTTTTTGAATCTCTTTCTCAAGCTAATTCTATCAACAGTTTTTGGAAATGGTTCGCTATTTTTGCCCTGTTCTTTTTACTGTGCGAAATGTTTATTCTGAAATTTTGGAAATAGGAGAAGTTAAATTACTTATTCCGTACATTCAAACAATTAATAGTTAGTTGACTATGAAAATAAAATTGAAATCGGCCACCATTGTTGATCCTTCTTCCAAGCATCATTTAAAGAAGCGCGACATTTTAATTTCCAACGGAAAAATCGAAAAAATAGCTTCAGAACTTTCTTCTTCGGATTTGCCTAAAAGTTCAAAAGACAAGATCCAGGAAATTTCACTAAAAAATCTTCACGTTTCCCAAGGCTGGTTTGATAGCAGTGTTTCTTTCGGGGAACCTGGTTTTGAAGAGCGGGAAACTATTGAAAACGGTTTAAAAACGGCAGCTTTCAGCGGATTTACGAGCGTGGCGGTAAATGCGAACTCTTTTCCCGTTTCCGATAGTAAGGGCCATATCAAATTTCTGAGATCCAAAGGTGAAGAAAGTGCGGTACATCTTTATCCAATCGGCGCTCTTACACTCGGCAGCAAGGGCGAGGATCTAGCGGAGCTTTTTGATATGCAAAATGAAGGAGCTGTTTCGTTTTACGACTATAAAAAACCGATTGCAAATGCCAATCTCTTAAAGATAGCACTTCAATATTCACAAAATTTTGATGGCCTAGTGCAATCCTTTCCCTTTGAAAAATCCGTTGCCCGTAACGGAGTTGTCAATGAGGAAATAAACGGAACAAAACTGGGATTAAAGGGAATTCCGGCGCTTTCTGAAGAACTGCAAATTATCCGCGATCTATATATTCTAGAATATACCGGCGGAAAACTCCACATCCCCACTATATCCACCAAAAAATCTGTCGAGTTGATCAGAGATGCCAAGAAAAAAGGGCTGAAGGTAAGTTGTAGCGTGGCCATTTTCAACCTTTCATTAACCGATAAAGCATTGGAAGGATTTGATACAAACTTTAAGCTCTTGCCACCGCTTCGTACAAACGATGATGTAAAGGCATTAATTAAGGGGCTTAAGGATGGAACAATAGATGGGATTACCAGCGACCATAATCCGCTTGACGTGGAACGAAAAAATGTGGAATTTGATCGTGCCGATTTTGGAAGTATAGGATTGGAAATCAGTTTTGGAGTTCTAAACAAAATTTTAGGGCTAGAGAAGTCCGTTGAGGTTTTAACCAACTTAAAGGATACTTTCAAGATCCCAACCTTAAAAATAGCTGAAGGTCAGCCCGCGGATCTATCACTTTTTACCCCTGAAGAAACTTGGACTTTTATGCAGAAGGATATTGTTTCTACTTCTAAAAATGCCGCGCTGCTTGGAGAAAAATTAAAAGGAAAAGCTTACGGTATCTTTTCAAATAACAACTTGGTATTAAATACGAAATGAGCAATACTATACCCGGAAAATCTACGGCATTAATTGCTTACGCCCCCTTTGTCGGATTTTTTATAGCCTTCTTTATTAATCAGGATAAAAAAGATTCTTTCGCCACTTGGCATATAAAAAATATGTTTGGGATATTTCTTTTTTTTATTGCTTCTCTCGTGATTCAATCTTCCATCGACTTTACAATCGGGGATATCGTTTGGGCAATATGTTTTATACTTTGGATCTATTGTTGGATTCAGGCCTTTCTAGGTAAAGAAAGAGGAATTCCCTTTTTGAGTGAAAAATTTCAGGAGTGGTTCACTTTTTTAAATTGAATTTTTTAGAAGAGTTGACAACTGCCCTATTTATTAGTATTCCGTGATATTCTGCCGAGACTTGCTTATTTTTGTCTTCATGGAAAAGAAAAATTTACTTTTAGAACACAATTACAGAGCACCTCAAAATTCTTCAGAAAAATCCCCAGCAATAATTATGCTCCACGGTTTTGGAAGCGACGAAAACGACTTGTTTTCCTTTGCCAGCGAATTACCAGAAGAATTTGCCATTATCTCCTTAAAAGCCCCTATAAAAATGCAACCATATGGGAATGCTTGGTACAATATCTTTTTTGATAATTCACAGGGAAAATTCAGTGATGACGAGCAAGCAATTGCTTCACGGGATTTGATAGCAAAATGTATAGATGAGATTGTGGCTAACTATCCTGTTGATAAAAATAATATTACCCTTCTCGGTTTTAGTCAAGGCACGATTTTAAGTTTTTCGGTGGCACTTAGTTATCCAGAAAAAGTGAAAAATGTAATTGGATTAAGCGGGTATGTCAATAAAGATATTCTAAAGAAAGGATATGAAAAGAACGATTTTAGCAAGTTAAAAGTCTATACATCTCACGGTTCGGTAGATCAAGTAATTCCAGTGCAATGGGCCCGAATGACAAAACCTTTTTTAGAGAATCTGAATATTGATTGCTCCTATTCTGAATTTCCTGTAGGACACGGGGTCTCACCCCAAAATTTTCAAGAGCTCAAGGATTGGCTTGCCAAACAATGAGTTGGTTATAATCGGTAAAGATTAATAGAAATCAGGTGTAAATCTATTCTTTAAACTATTGAGGATATATTGTTGAGGCTATAGTGTTTAAGGTTAAAACTTTATCCTCTCCAATACTATATTCCAAAATCATTTCGCCCCAATAGGTACCGTCTGTAAAATCGGCAAGAATCCATTTGTGGTTTAGGAATTTCAACTTATTGATTTTCATTTCTCCGTTCATACCGTCAAAGGGTACTAAGGGATTGTTGCCTTTTAAAAGATTTTGGTCGTAGATTTGATTTGTGACCAATTTCTCGATGTCATTTGAATCATATCCAAAACTTTCTAAATAGGACATTGCGTTTTCATTGCCCTGAAGGGTAAAGTAATTGAGCTCACCTACTTTATCATTAAGATCGGAAATTGAATCTTCTGCCACTTCAAGTTTGGCTCGTAGATTATCGATCTTGTTTTCCTGATTCTCAAAAATACTTTTTTCGTTCATATACTGGAAAATCACCAATAGAAGAGTAAAAAGAAATAGGTATAAAAATATTTGACGTTTCATAATCAGACGGTGATTTTTAAAGTATCATAGGCCAAGTGGACATTTTTTGGAAGTTTCTTTTCCGCTTCCTCATGAAATCCCATAGCGTGGCTTATATGGGTAAAATAAGTGGTTTGTGGTTTTACTTTTTCAACAAATTCAAGAGCCTCTTTCACATTAAAATGTGAATAATGTGGTTTTTCCCTAAGTGCGTTAATCACCAAGACTTTTGTTCCCTTAATCTTTTCAATTTCTTCGGGAGCAATGGTTTTTACATCGGTCAAATAAGTGAAATCATCAATGCGGAAACCCAACACTGGCAAATCCGCATGAAAGGCCTCAATGACGGTCACTTTTTTTCCGCCAAGGGTAAATATCGAGTTTTTATCAATTTCAATTTCCCTGACACTAGGTGCCCCAGGATATTTGTTTTCCTTAGCAAATACATAGGCAAATCTTTGGTGCAAAGATTCAAAAACCCGTGGATGGGCATAAAAAGGCAAAGGCTCCCCCTGCTTAAAATTGAAAGGACGAATATCGTCAATCCCCGCCGTATGATCACTATGTTCGTGCGTAAGAAGTATGGCATCGACGCGCTGGACATTTTCGCGCAACATCTGTTGGCGGAAATCAGGTCCGCAATCAATAACGCAAGAATAATCCTGCCAATGCAGCCATACGGATACGCGCAAACGTTTGTCCTTTAGATCAGTGCTTTGGGATACAGGGTGGTCGCTTCCAATTACAGGAATTCCCTGTGATGTGCCCGTACCAAGAAAAGTAACTGTTATTTCCGATTTCATCTGCCGTTAATATTTTGTGTTTTTAAAGACAGTTGCAACCTTTCCTGAAAAGATTTCAATGCATCAATATAATTTGGTCTCCCTTGTTCCATTAAAGCAAAAATAAAGTTATTTTTTTTGTTTGCCTATTGTAATCGCTACCTTTGTTGCTGAGAAAATGGAACATTACTATGCCGGATATGATAATGGGAGACAAGGAATTTCAAGAAATTCCGTCCGTAAAAAGCAAGGCTTTACGAATCAATCTCAACGAAAATATTTACGGCAGTTTTGCTGAAATTGGGGCAGGACAGGAAACGGTGAGGAACTTCTTCAGAGTGGGCGGTGCTTCCGGAACTATCGCGAAAACAATGTCCGCTTACGACAAGGATTTTAGCGATGCTATTTATGGAGTGGAAGAGGATGGCAGATATGTAACAGAAGAGCGTCTTGTGAAAATGCTCTCACATGAAATCCAACTTGTCGAGGAGCGAATCGATCGGGAAAGACATCCCAATAAATTATTTTTTTCTTTTGCCAATACCGTAGCAACCATAGATTTTGCCAAGAAGTACAAAGGTCACGGATGGGTAGGAATCCGTTATCAGGTAGATCCAAAAGAGGATTATAACGAAATTATACTTCATATTCGTTTTCATCAGAATGATGCACAACAACAGCAGATTACTCTTGGAGTACTGGGCGTAAATCTTATTTATGGTGCTTATTATAAATACGACGAGCCCAAAAAA includes:
- a CDS encoding dihydroorotase encodes the protein MKIKLKSATIVDPSSKHHLKKRDILISNGKIEKIASELSSSDLPKSSKDKIQEISLKNLHVSQGWFDSSVSFGEPGFEERETIENGLKTAAFSGFTSVAVNANSFPVSDSKGHIKFLRSKGEESAVHLYPIGALTLGSKGEDLAELFDMQNEGAVSFYDYKKPIANANLLKIALQYSQNFDGLVQSFPFEKSVARNGVVNEEINGTKLGLKGIPALSEELQIIRDLYILEYTGGKLHIPTISTKKSVELIRDAKKKGLKVSCSVAIFNLSLTDKALEGFDTNFKLLPPLRTNDDVKALIKGLKDGTIDGITSDHNPLDVERKNVEFDRADFGSIGLEISFGVLNKILGLEKSVEVLTNLKDTFKIPTLKIAEGQPADLSLFTPEETWTFMQKDIVSTSKNAALLGEKLKGKAYGIFSNNNLVLNTK
- a CDS encoding alpha/beta hydrolase; its protein translation is MEKKNLLLEHNYRAPQNSSEKSPAIIMLHGFGSDENDLFSFASELPEEFAIISLKAPIKMQPYGNAWYNIFFDNSQGKFSDDEQAIASRDLIAKCIDEIVANYPVDKNNITLLGFSQGTILSFSVALSYPEKVKNVIGLSGYVNKDILKKGYEKNDFSKLKVYTSHGSVDQVIPVQWARMTKPFLENLNIDCSYSEFPVGHGVSPQNFQELKDWLAKQ
- a CDS encoding hydrolase; translated protein: MKRQIFLYLFLFTLLLVIFQYMNEKSIFENQENKIDNLRAKLEVAEDSISDLNDKVGELNYFTLQGNENAMSYLESFGYDSNDIEKLVTNQIYDQNLLKGNNPLVPFDGMNGEMKINKLKFLNHKWILADFTDGTYWGEMILEYSIGEDKVLTLNTIASTIYPQ
- a CDS encoding MBL fold metallo-hydrolase; translation: MTVTFLGTGTSQGIPVIGSDHPVSQSTDLKDKRLRVSVWLHWQDYSCVIDCGPDFRQQMLRENVQRVDAILLTHEHSDHTAGIDDIRPFNFKQGEPLPFYAHPRVFESLHQRFAYVFAKENKYPGAPSVREIEIDKNSIFTLGGKKVTVIEAFHADLPVLGFRIDDFTYLTDVKTIAPEEIEKIKGTKVLVINALREKPHYSHFNVKEALEFVEKVKPQTTYFTHISHAMGFHEEAEKKLPKNVHLAYDTLKITV